One genomic window of Pseudomonas chlororaphis subsp. piscium includes the following:
- a CDS encoding MBL fold metallo-hydrolase, protein MATLSSRADSASRPETSRQEQGAFRNHAPVRRAGLGKTLGIFWRMLFHKPRNTRPVGAIPVQPLTQEQLLAAPNQSVYRLGHSTVLLKLHDKFWITDPVFAERASPVQWAGPKRFHQPPISLAELPPIEAVILSHDHYDHLDHQTVLKLADKTRYFLTPLGVGDTLVKWGVPADKVRQLDWWEGTEVDGIRFIATPSQHFSGRGLFDGNSTLWASWVMIDGDSRIFFSGDTGYFDGFKRIGERYGPFDLTLMETGAYNVEWPGVHMQPEQTLQAHIDLKGRWLLPIHNGTFDLSMHAWYEPFDRILSLAWERSIAIATPQMGEAFNLAHPQRGHAWWMEVDPVAEQATASDL, encoded by the coding sequence ATGGCCACTCTCTCTTCCCGTGCAGACAGCGCCTCACGTCCCGAAACCTCCCGGCAGGAACAAGGTGCGTTCCGCAATCACGCGCCGGTCCGGCGTGCCGGGCTGGGCAAGACGCTGGGTATTTTCTGGCGCATGTTGTTCCACAAACCGCGTAACACCCGCCCGGTCGGGGCCATCCCGGTGCAGCCACTGACCCAAGAACAGCTGTTGGCGGCGCCGAACCAGAGTGTCTACCGCCTGGGGCATTCGACGGTGTTATTGAAGCTGCACGACAAGTTCTGGATCACCGATCCGGTGTTCGCCGAACGCGCATCGCCGGTGCAATGGGCCGGCCCCAAACGTTTCCACCAGCCGCCTATCAGCCTGGCCGAATTGCCGCCGATCGAGGCGGTGATCCTGTCCCATGACCACTACGATCACCTGGACCACCAGACCGTGCTCAAGCTGGCGGACAAGACCCGCTATTTCCTCACCCCCCTGGGCGTGGGCGATACCCTGGTGAAGTGGGGCGTGCCGGCCGACAAGGTGCGCCAGCTGGATTGGTGGGAAGGCACTGAAGTCGATGGCATTCGTTTTATCGCCACGCCTTCGCAGCATTTTTCCGGCCGTGGCCTGTTCGACGGCAACAGCACGCTGTGGGCGTCCTGGGTGATGATCGATGGCGACAGCCGGATCTTCTTCAGCGGTGACACCGGTTACTTCGACGGCTTCAAGCGGATCGGCGAACGTTACGGCCCTTTCGACCTGACCCTGATGGAAACCGGCGCCTACAACGTCGAGTGGCCGGGCGTGCACATGCAGCCTGAGCAGACCTTGCAGGCGCACATCGACCTCAAGGGTCGCTGGTTGTTGCCCATCCACAACGGCACGTTCGACCTGTCGATGCATGCCTGGTACGAGCCGTTCGACCGCATCCTCTCGCTGGCCTGGGAACGCAGCATCGCCATTGCCACGCCGCAGATGGGCGAGGCCTTCAACCTGGCGCATCCGCAACGGGGGCACGCCTGGTGGATGGAGGTCGACCCTGTGGCCGAGCAGGCAACGGCGAGCGATCTGTAG
- a CDS encoding sulfite exporter TauE/SafE family protein, which produces MFYLWLALFGCMSGISAVLFGFGGGFVVVPLLYRMLLGSHGADDAVAQSAMHIAVATSTCVMIVNALMATGKHRRAGNLIRHYLWPLGGYIGLGAIAGAGLAMVVSGEVMRYAFIAYLALTIADCLMRRGFLEPVDTRTPRRLGRLETTGGLGIGVIATFLGVGGSVMTVPLLRRCGLSMTQATSMANPLSVPVALAGTLTYMALAGFSRFDLGPWFIGYVDLLAFVVLTLGSLLGIRLASPWIGRIPDRLHARVYIGLLVLVMLGMLVR; this is translated from the coding sequence ATGTTTTATCTATGGCTGGCGCTGTTCGGCTGCATGAGCGGGATCAGCGCGGTGCTGTTCGGTTTTGGCGGCGGTTTTGTGGTGGTACCGCTGCTGTATCGCATGCTGCTGGGCAGCCACGGCGCTGACGATGCCGTCGCCCAGTCGGCCATGCATATAGCGGTCGCCACCTCGACCTGCGTGATGATCGTCAACGCGCTGATGGCCACCGGCAAACACCGTCGCGCCGGCAACCTGATTCGGCATTATCTGTGGCCGCTGGGCGGCTATATCGGGCTGGGAGCGATAGCGGGAGCGGGCCTGGCAATGGTGGTGAGTGGTGAGGTGATGCGTTACGCCTTTATCGCCTACCTGGCGCTGACCATTGCCGATTGCCTGATGCGTCGTGGCTTTCTTGAACCGGTCGACACCCGCACGCCGCGCCGCCTGGGGCGACTGGAAACCACCGGCGGCCTGGGCATCGGCGTCATTGCTACCTTTCTGGGAGTTGGCGGCAGTGTGATGACCGTACCCTTGCTGCGCCGTTGTGGCCTGAGCATGACCCAGGCCACCTCGATGGCCAACCCGCTGAGCGTGCCGGTGGCCCTGGCCGGAACCTTGACCTACATGGCCCTGGCCGGCTTCAGCCGCTTCGATCTGGGCCCCTGGTTTATCGGCTATGTCGACCTGCTGGCCTTTGTCGTGCTGACCCTGGGTTCATTGTTGGGCATTCGCTTGGCCTCGCCGTGGATCGGGCGTATTCCCGACCGGCTGCATGCGCGGGTGTATATCGGCCTGCTGGTACTGGTGATGCTCGGCATGCTGGTCCGTTAA
- a CDS encoding TetR/AcrR family transcriptional regulator, whose protein sequence is MTAPKRLTDLKREAIIQAAITEFHASGFDITSMDKIAATAGVSKRTVYNHFPSKEELFTEIMHKLWASIRARTDILYHPGLTLREQLRELLMAKLQLLADDNFLNLARVAIAATLHSPERAQYMVARMGEREESLMVWIRSARADGRLKPLDPDFAAQQLHGMLKAFAFWPQITMNQPPLKEDEQQRVVESTLDMFLACYQA, encoded by the coding sequence ATGACAGCTCCAAAGCGCCTGACCGACCTCAAACGCGAAGCCATCATCCAGGCGGCGATTACCGAATTCCACGCCAGCGGGTTCGATATCACCAGCATGGACAAGATCGCGGCAACGGCCGGAGTGTCCAAGCGCACGGTGTACAACCACTTCCCCAGCAAGGAGGAGTTGTTCACCGAGATCATGCATAAGTTATGGGCGAGCATCAGGGCGCGAACGGACATTCTTTACCACCCCGGATTAACCCTGCGTGAACAGTTGCGGGAATTGTTGATGGCCAAGCTGCAACTGCTGGCCGATGACAACTTCCTCAACCTGGCGCGGGTCGCAATTGCCGCTACCCTGCATTCCCCCGAACGCGCCCAGTACATGGTGGCGCGCATGGGCGAGCGTGAAGAAAGCCTGATGGTGTGGATTCGCTCGGCCCGGGCGGACGGCCGACTCAAGCCGCTGGACCCGGACTTCGCCGCCCAGCAGCTCCACGGCATGCTCAAGGCGTTTGCCTTCTGGCCGCAGATCACCATGAACCAGCCGCCCCTCAAGGAAGACGAACAGCAGCGCGTCGTCGAGTCCACGCTGGACATGTTCCTGGCCTGCTATCAAGCCTGA
- a CDS encoding AraC family transcriptional regulator: MRNTSIDLLDHTPRAVVAIGTDYPQGHLLPSHSHRRAQLLYGATGVMQVSTTNGRWVVPSQRAVWIPPRVAHEVLMLGVSTRSLYIEPAAMPALGDECQVISVSPLMRQLLMEAVDLPLAYDENGRDGVLISLLLHELSRTTRLPLHIPLPETPHLLTLCQAFLQQPDAHQSPEQWAQQLHISLRTFNRLFREQTGMSFVQWRQRACVVRALTRLAAGEAVTRIALDFGYDSPAAFSTMFRRVAGQPPSAYLETGA, from the coding sequence ATGCGTAACACTTCGATCGATCTGCTGGATCACACCCCACGCGCCGTGGTGGCGATCGGCACCGATTACCCCCAGGGCCACCTGTTGCCGAGCCACAGCCATCGTCGTGCGCAGCTGTTGTATGGCGCCACCGGGGTGATGCAGGTCAGCACCACGAACGGCCGCTGGGTGGTGCCATCACAGCGTGCGGTATGGATTCCACCCCGGGTGGCCCATGAGGTGCTGATGCTCGGGGTCAGTACCCGCAGCCTGTACATCGAACCGGCGGCGATGCCGGCCTTGGGCGATGAGTGTCAGGTGATCAGCGTGTCGCCGCTGATGCGCCAGTTGCTGATGGAGGCGGTGGATCTGCCGCTGGCGTATGACGAGAACGGACGCGACGGTGTGCTGATCAGCCTGTTGCTGCATGAGCTGAGCCGTACCACCCGCCTGCCCCTGCACATTCCCCTGCCCGAGACTCCACACCTGCTCACGCTGTGCCAGGCCTTCCTGCAACAACCCGATGCCCACCAGTCTCCCGAACAATGGGCACAGCAGCTGCATATCAGCCTGCGCACCTTCAACCGCCTGTTCCGCGAGCAGACCGGCATGAGTTTCGTCCAATGGCGCCAGCGCGCCTGCGTGGTCAGGGCCTTGACCCGGCTGGCCGCGGGTGAGGCCGTGACGCGAATCGCCCTCGATTTCGGCTATGACAGCCCCGCCGCCTTTTCCACCATGTTCCGCCGGGTAGCGGGGCAACCGCCCAGCGCCTACCTGGAAACCGGGGCATAG
- a CDS encoding AAA family ATPase: protein MAYRLHLFGASGSGTTTLGQALAQHLAIAHFDSDNFFWRPSEQPFSLRRPRDERIQLLQQQVAGLDSWVLSGSLCGWGDPMIPVFTHAIFLCLDPEIRLQRLRVREFQRYGEQIHEGGERHLATQTFLAWAAGYDTGGQGTRSLRRHESWITGLSCPVIRLDATHRSVQALQEEVLSALDHSIMA from the coding sequence ATGGCTTATCGGCTTCATCTGTTTGGCGCGTCCGGTTCCGGTACCACGACCTTGGGCCAGGCGCTGGCCCAGCATTTGGCTATCGCGCACTTCGACTCCGACAACTTCTTCTGGCGCCCCAGTGAACAGCCTTTCAGCCTGCGACGCCCACGGGACGAGCGTATCCAGCTGTTGCAGCAACAGGTGGCCGGGTTGGACAGCTGGGTGCTGTCCGGTTCGTTGTGCGGTTGGGGCGACCCGATGATTCCGGTCTTCACCCATGCCATTTTCCTTTGCCTGGACCCCGAGATCCGCCTGCAGCGTTTGCGGGTGCGCGAGTTTCAGCGTTACGGCGAGCAGATCCATGAGGGCGGCGAACGCCACCTCGCTACTCAAACCTTTCTTGCCTGGGCGGCCGGCTACGACACGGGAGGCCAAGGCACGCGCAGCCTGCGCCGGCATGAGAGCTGGATCACCGGGCTGAGCTGCCCGGTAATCCGCCTCGATGCCACTCACCGCTCGGTGCAAGCGCTGCAGGAAGAAGTGCTGAGTGCACTTGATCACTCGATCATGGCGTAG
- a CDS encoding helix-turn-helix domain-containing protein yields the protein MASLAMKVTLERIALFQFTPEHCIQARAMLGWSQEHLSQQSGVSVAAIHRFEAGGELLDVTRLALAFRLEAEGLVFFPGFAPGRGMNIKGATPNPMERPDYAMIE from the coding sequence ATGGCCTCACTCGCGATGAAAGTCACCCTGGAACGTATCGCTCTCTTCCAGTTCACCCCAGAACACTGCATTCAAGCCCGCGCCATGCTGGGCTGGAGCCAGGAACATCTGTCACAGCAGTCCGGCGTCTCGGTAGCCGCCATTCACCGCTTCGAGGCTGGCGGCGAATTGCTCGACGTGACCCGACTGGCCCTGGCGTTTCGCCTGGAAGCAGAAGGCCTGGTGTTCTTCCCCGGCTTCGCCCCAGGGCGCGGCATGAACATCAAGGGCGCCACGCCCAACCCGATGGAGCGGCCCGACTACGCCATGATCGAGTGA
- a CDS encoding diguanylate cyclase produces the protein MDNQQGKGLSFAKRIYMPRIVGLGIGSLSVFAGLYPVEQPTWVWVFLLFNGFIWPHMAYLISSRATFPYQAERRNLLCDSLFGGFWAAAMQFNPLPTVTILAMMAMNNVAAGGLRLFIHGSVAQLSGVLLSWLLLGPAFTGQATQLQIYACLPMLTLYPMAVGMVCYQLAIKLSEHKRTLRALSRTDSLTGLLNHGAWKDLLHLKFTKCQQQHCHGTIALIDIDHFKHINDSYGHILGDAVLHQLSRDLKLNLRQDDLAGRYGGDEFCVILPTTSIQQAGEVMERLREVFGNYRHPGVPQLRVSLSIGLAAWHPGLRDAAMWLMEADKALYAAKNTGRNKVATATANDAFFVVSAGS, from the coding sequence ATGGATAACCAACAAGGCAAAGGGCTGTCGTTTGCCAAACGTATTTACATGCCAAGGATCGTCGGGCTGGGGATTGGCAGCCTCAGCGTATTCGCCGGGTTGTACCCAGTGGAGCAACCGACCTGGGTTTGGGTGTTCCTGCTGTTCAACGGTTTTATCTGGCCGCACATGGCGTACCTGATCTCGAGCCGCGCGACCTTCCCCTACCAGGCCGAACGCCGCAACCTGCTGTGCGACTCGCTCTTCGGTGGTTTCTGGGCGGCGGCGATGCAGTTCAACCCGCTGCCCACGGTGACCATTCTGGCCATGATGGCGATGAACAACGTCGCGGCTGGAGGCTTGCGCCTGTTCATCCACGGCTCCGTGGCGCAACTGAGCGGGGTACTGCTGTCATGGTTGCTGCTCGGTCCGGCCTTCACCGGGCAGGCCACCCAGCTGCAGATCTACGCCTGCCTGCCGATGCTGACCCTCTACCCGATGGCGGTGGGCATGGTCTGCTACCAGCTGGCGATCAAGCTCTCCGAGCACAAGCGCACCCTCCGCGCGCTGAGCCGCACCGACAGCCTGACCGGCCTGCTCAACCACGGCGCCTGGAAAGACCTGCTGCACCTCAAGTTCACCAAGTGCCAGCAGCAACACTGCCACGGCACCATTGCCTTGATCGACATCGATCACTTCAAACACATCAACGACAGCTACGGCCATATCCTCGGCGATGCCGTGCTGCATCAGTTGAGCCGAGACCTCAAGCTCAACCTGCGCCAGGACGACCTGGCCGGGCGTTATGGAGGCGACGAATTCTGCGTGATCCTGCCGACGACCTCGATCCAGCAGGCTGGCGAAGTGATGGAACGGCTGCGGGAAGTCTTCGGCAACTATCGCCATCCGGGCGTACCGCAACTCAGGGTCAGCCTGAGTATCGGCCTGGCCGCCTGGCATCCGGGACTGCGCGATGCGGCGATGTGGCTCATGGAAGCCGACAAGGCCCTGTATGCCGCGAAAAACACCGGGCGCAACAAAGTCGCGACCGCCACGGCAAACGACGCGTTCTTCGTAGTGTCGGCTGGCTCCTGA
- a CDS encoding acid phosphatase translates to MPVLTRSLLFFLALSGAGIVLAEQAALPYLPANQFQLADYLPPPPAIDSSLQQNDLKAVLAAQAVRSSVQVSQVQQDDEWEDSVFHFARESLGVGFSVERLPLTRAFFRRAQEDLVQFLMPAKHSYGRPRPYEASALVKPVLPPPEGDSYPSGHSMNGYLNATLLSMALPEKRNELFSRAQINADSRVIAGVHFPSDLEGGKISAAVLAARLLDDPRAAADFEAVKKEIRGVLASID, encoded by the coding sequence ATGCCTGTTCTGACGCGTTCATTGCTGTTTTTTCTGGCCCTGTCCGGCGCGGGGATCGTTCTGGCGGAGCAGGCGGCCTTGCCTTATCTGCCGGCGAATCAGTTCCAGCTGGCTGACTACTTGCCACCGCCCCCTGCCATCGACTCGTCACTGCAGCAAAACGACCTGAAAGCCGTGCTGGCGGCCCAGGCGGTGCGCAGCAGTGTCCAGGTGAGCCAGGTCCAGCAGGATGATGAATGGGAGGACAGCGTATTCCACTTCGCCAGGGAATCCCTCGGCGTTGGTTTCAGTGTCGAGCGCCTGCCCCTGACCCGCGCCTTCTTCCGGCGGGCCCAGGAAGACCTGGTGCAGTTCCTGATGCCGGCCAAGCACAGTTATGGTCGGCCGCGTCCTTACGAAGCCTCGGCACTGGTGAAGCCGGTACTGCCGCCACCCGAGGGCGATTCCTACCCCAGCGGTCACTCGATGAATGGTTATCTCAATGCCACCTTGCTGAGCATGGCGCTGCCGGAGAAACGCAACGAGCTGTTCAGCCGCGCACAGATCAATGCCGACAGCCGGGTCATCGCCGGCGTGCATTTCCCCAGCGACCTGGAGGGCGGAAAGATAAGCGCCGCGGTGTTGGCGGCCCGGTTGCTGGACGATCCTAGAGCGGCAGCGGATTTCGAGGCGGTGAAAAAGGAGATTCGTGGAGTCCTGGCCTCCATCGATTGA
- a CDS encoding phage holin family protein codes for MSDGNRINIGSIGDANHINIAQNQVPERTSIQFAIDPRSVERVSRGSVIKGAVAFFLSLPALALSVMSILADALGILSYFNVESRILAYLIMAVAMGGVMLCNGKRKIATASIAPDQARFIDGRWVERDESGDYLLYRNTAPCNYENCHGTVRIQTPPPREQHNHDLIGVCDIGGKQHTYRVDFNGVGERQHFDWRPLEQNKP; via the coding sequence ATGTCTGACGGTAACCGCATCAATATCGGCTCCATTGGTGATGCCAACCACATCAACATTGCCCAGAACCAGGTGCCTGAACGCACCAGCATTCAGTTCGCCATCGACCCCAGGAGTGTCGAGCGGGTGAGCCGGGGCAGCGTCATCAAAGGCGCGGTGGCGTTTTTCCTGTCGCTGCCGGCGCTGGCGCTCTCGGTCATGTCGATCCTGGCCGATGCCCTGGGCATCCTTTCCTACTTCAATGTGGAGTCGCGGATCCTGGCCTACCTCATCATGGCCGTCGCCATGGGTGGAGTGATGCTGTGCAACGGCAAACGCAAAATAGCCACCGCCAGCATTGCGCCCGACCAGGCCCGATTCATCGATGGGCGTTGGGTCGAGCGGGATGAAAGTGGCGATTACCTGCTGTATCGCAATACCGCGCCCTGCAACTACGAAAACTGCCACGGCACCGTGCGTATCCAGACGCCACCGCCTCGCGAACAGCATAACCACGACCTGATCGGTGTCTGTGATATCGGCGGCAAGCAGCACACCTATCGCGTCGACTTCAATGGTGTCGGCGAACGGCAGCATTTCGATTGGCGTCCGCTTGAGCAGAACAAGCCATGA